TGTCAGCCGGCTCAGCAATGTTGTCGTCGTTCCTTCAATGCGTCTTTCAGGACATGGGCCTGTGTCAGGACATGGCCTCGGCGATCAGCTCATCGGCGGCTTCGGCCAGCACATCGTCCATCGCTTCGCCCGCCACCGTCTCCCGGCCGATTTCCAGCATGACCGGAACGGCAAGAGGCGAGACATGCTCCAGCGCGCGATGCGTGGTGTGTCCCTTGATTCGCTTCAGCATATCGCCAAGACGGCCAATGTCCAAAAGTCCCGCTGCGGCATCGCGCCGCGTCGCCTCAAGCAGAATGTGGTCCGGCTCATGGCTGCGAAGAACGTCATAAATAAGATCGGCAGACACCGTGACCTGCCGTCCGGTCTTTTCCTTGCCCGGATGGCGGCGCTCGATGAGGCCGGAAATGATGGCGCAGTTGCGGAAGGTACGCTTCAGCATGAAGGATTCGTCCAGCCACGCCTCCAGATCGTCGCCCAGCATATCCTCATCTAGAAGGTCGGCCAGCGACAGGCGGCGGGATTTGAGCCGCATGCCCATATCCTGCATGGCCCAGATGGCGAGCGAATAATCGGTAGCGACGAAACCCATCGGCTTTGCGCCCGCACGTTCCAGCCGGCGCGTGAGCAACATGCCGAGCGTCTGATGCGCCAGCCGTCCTTCGAAGGGATACATGACCATGAAGAAGCGTTTGCGGAAGGGAAAGGTCTCCACCAGCAACTCGTCGCGCTTCGGGATGATCGACTTTTCCTTCTGGATTTCCAGCCAGTCACGCACCTGATCCGGCAGAGCCTGCCAGCGGGCCGGATCGGCAAGCATCGACCGCACCTGATCCGCCAGATAGGTCGAGAGCGGAAACTTGCCACCGGCATAAGAAGGTATCTTCGGATCGAGAGAGAAAGCCTGCGAGACCAGGCATTCATTCTCCCGGATACCCTCAAACCGCAGCACCTTGCCGGCAAAGAGGAATGTGTCGCCCTGCACCAGCTGTTCGAGGAAATATTCCTCGACCTTGCCGAGCGACATGCCGCCGCGCCCGACCGTGCCCTTGGCATTGCGCTTGACCATGCGCACATTGAGTTCCGCTGCCTCGACGATGGTACCGAGGTTGAGGCGATATTGCTGGGCGACCGCAGGATTGGAGACACGCCAGCGGCCATCCTTCATCTGGCGGATGCGGGCATAGCGTTCATAAGTGCGCAGCGCATAACCGCCTGTCGCCGTAAAATCCACCACCCGATCGAAGGTGGCGCGCGGCAGATCGGCATAGGGCGAGGCTGTCGTGACTTCACGATAGAGTTCATCCGCGTCGAAGGGTTCGGCACACGCCATGCCGAGCACATGCTGGGCAAGCACATCGAGCGCGCCTTCAGCAATCGGCGGTGTATCCTGCGCACCGATGTAATTGGCATCGAGCGCCGCCCGGCACTCCATCACCTCGAAACGGTTGGCGGGAACGAGGATCGCCTTTGACGGCTCGTCCATGCGGTGGTTGGCACGGCCGATACGCTGGGCTAGACGGCTTGCCCCCTTCGGCGCACCGACATGCACGACGAGGTCGACATCACCCCAGTCTATGCCGAGATCGAGCGTCGAGGTGGCGACGACGGCGCGCAACTTGTTCTCTGCCATCGCCGCCTCCACCCTGCGGCGCTGACCGGCATCGAGCGAGCCGTGATGCAACGCGATCGGCAGATCGTCGTCGTTTACGGTCCAGAGTTCCTGGAAGACCCTTTCCGCCTGGGAGCGTGTGTTCACAAAGACGAGCGTAGTCTGATGCCGCTTCAGCGCCTCGTACAAATCCTTGCCGGCATAACGCGCAGAGTGCCCCGACCACGGGATGCGTTCTTCCGTTTGCAGAATGGAGATATCCGGCTTTGCGCCGCCTTCAACCGTGATGAGACCGGCCGGCGGCTCGCCCTGCCCCTGCGGCGCAAGATAGCGGCGCAAATCCATCGGTTCCGCCACCGTGGCCGAAAGCCCGATGAAACGCACATCCGGCGCGTGGCGACGAACCCGCGCAAGCGCCAGCGACAGCAGGTGGCCGCGTTTGGACGTGACGAGCGAGTGCAACTCATCAAGAACCACATATTTCAGATCGCGGAAAAAGCGCTCTGCTTCTTTGTTAGCCAGCAGCAGCGAGACCTGTTCCGGCGT
This genomic interval from Agrobacterium tumefaciens contains the following:
- a CDS encoding ligase-associated DNA damage response DEXH box helicase — protein: MILFSCQAASLHSSFSQVFHYLEEVKHTESPTPGTHVGSLPLPFQKWFAEKGWSPRAHQLELMARARGGENMLLIAPTGAGKTLGGFLASLTDLAERGKVPPGSGFVGVHTLYISPLKALAVDIERNLTKPVSEMGLPIVIETRTGDTPQAKRQRQKVRPPDILLTTPEQVSLLLANKEAERFFRDLKYVVLDELHSLVTSKRGHLLSLALARVRRHAPDVRFIGLSATVAEPMDLRRYLAPQGQGEPPAGLITVEGGAKPDISILQTEERIPWSGHSARYAGKDLYEALKRHQTTLVFVNTRSQAERVFQELWTVNDDDLPIALHHGSLDAGQRRRVEAAMAENKLRAVVATSTLDLGIDWGDVDLVVHVGAPKGASRLAQRIGRANHRMDEPSKAILVPANRFEVMECRAALDANYIGAQDTPPIAEGALDVLAQHVLGMACAEPFDADELYREVTTASPYADLPRATFDRVVDFTATGGYALRTYERYARIRQMKDGRWRVSNPAVAQQYRLNLGTIVEAAELNVRMVKRNAKGTVGRGGMSLGKVEEYFLEQLVQGDTFLFAGKVLRFEGIRENECLVSQAFSLDPKIPSYAGGKFPLSTYLADQVRSMLADPARWQALPDQVRDWLEIQKEKSIIPKRDELLVETFPFRKRFFMVMYPFEGRLAHQTLGMLLTRRLERAGAKPMGFVATDYSLAIWAMQDMGMRLKSRRLSLADLLDEDMLGDDLEAWLDESFMLKRTFRNCAIISGLIERRHPGKEKTGRQVTVSADLIYDVLRSHEPDHILLEATRRDAAAGLLDIGRLGDMLKRIKGHTTHRALEHVSPLAVPVMLEIGRETVAGEAMDDVLAEAADELIAEAMS